The DNA segment CCGGCGCTGCGGCGTAATACGCGGCAATTTCACCAATCCAGCCGGTCAGCCTTTCCCGCTGCTCCTGACTGTTCGCGCCCAGAATAAAATCCATCGCTGACTGCGTATCCAGCTCACTCTCAATGGTGGCGGCATACATCGCCTTCACAATGGCGCTCTGCAGCTGCGTGTTCTGCAGCGTGTCGAGCATCTTCATCTGCTCCATCACGCTGTAAAACACATTTGCACCGCGAGTCTGCCCGTCCTCCACGGGTTCAAAAACGTGAATGAACGAGGCGCGCCCGCCGGGTAACTCACGGGGTATCCATGTCCATTTCTGCGGCATCCAGCCAGGATACCCGTCCTCGCTGACGTAATATCCCAGCGCCGCACCGCTGTCATTAATCTGCACACCGGCACGGCAGTTCCGGCTGTCGCCGGTATTGTTCGGGTTGCTGATGCGCTTCGGGCTGACCATCCGGAACTGTGTCCGGAAAAGCCGCGACGAACTGGTATCCCAGGTGGCCTGAACGAACAGTTCACCGTTAAAGGCGTGCATGGCCACACCTTCCCGAATCATCATGGTAAACGTGCGTTTTCGCTCAACGTCAATGCAGCAGCAGTCATCCTCGGCAAACTCTTTCCATGCCGCTTCAACCTCGCGGGAAAAGGCACGGGCTTCTTCCTCCCCGATGCCCAGATAGCGCCAGCTTGGGCGATGACTGAGCCGGAAAAAAGACCCGACGATATGATCCTGATGCAGCTGGATGGCGTTGGCGGCATAGCCGTTATTGCGTACCAGATCGTCTGCGCGGGCATTGCCACGGGTAAAGTTGGGCAACAGGGCTGCATCCACACTTTCACTCGGTGGGTTCCACGACCGCAACTGCCCTCCAAATCCGCTGCCACCGCCGTGATAACCGGCATATTCGCGCAGCGATGTCATGCCGTCCGGCCCCAGAAGGGTGGGAATGGTGGGCGTTTTCATACATAAAATCCTGCAGGTCCCCTGCGTCGCTGTGTCATGCCGGTCTGCACTTCCAGCTCTGCAATATATTTTTTCAGGTCAGACACGGAAGTGGCCGTAAACTCCACCCTTCGTCCGTCTTTCTGTACTGTTGCCACCCGTTTACCTGTCATCAGGTCATGCAGTGCCGCACGGGCAGCGGCAAGTTCTTCCTGTCGCGTCATTCATCCTCTCCGGATAAGGCACGGGCGTAATCTGCCAGTGTTTTCTTGTTGGTTGCTGCACCATCCTCTTCCTGCAGGCTCGCCAGCAGCGCACTGAGATCCAGCTGCCAGCGGGAAATACTGATGCGCAGCGCCGCCAGCGCATAAACGAAGCAGTCGAGTGCCTCATTGCGTCGCTTTTTGCTGTCCCACAGTATTTTTTTCCTGCCATCCACCCATTTTTCGACCTGCTCTTCAGCAGTCAGCTGCTGCGCTTCGGTCAGATCAAAAATATCCGGGTTATTCGGGAAGTGAACGGCACCGGGAAGCGGTTCATCCCCTTCCGGCGTCAGTGTGAAGCGGTTATAAATCTGCTCTTTCGCGGTATCCGTACCGATTTCGGTAAGGTAAACCCCGTTTTTGTTTCGCTTACGTGGCATGCTGGCCACCGGCTTTCCGTAGACGGATGCCCCTTTAATGGGGATCACCCGGAACAGCCCATGTTTTTTCGAGCGTTCATACACAATGGTCGGGTCAATCCCGCCAGTATCCCAGCAGATACGGGATATCGACATTTCTGCACCATTCCGGCGGGTATAGGTTTTATTGATGGCCTCATCCACACGCAGCAGCGTCTGTTCATCGTCGTGGCGGCCCATAATAATCTGCCGGTCAATCAGCCAGCTTTCCTCACCCGGCCCCCATCCCCATACGCGCATTTCGTAGCGGTCC comes from the Planococcus sp. MSAK28401 genome and includes:
- a CDS encoding phage portal protein, which codes for MKTPTIPTLLGPDGMTSLREYAGYHGGGSGFGGQLRSWNPPSESVDAALLPNFTRGNARADDLVRNNGYAANAIQLHQDHIVGSFFRLSHRPSWRYLGIGEEEARAFSREVEAAWKEFAEDDCCCIDVERKRTFTMMIREGVAMHAFNGELFVQATWDTSSSRLFRTQFRMVSPKRISNPNNTGDSRNCRAGVQINDSGAALGYYVSEDGYPGWMPQKWTWIPRELPGGRASFIHVFEPVEDGQTRGANVFYSVMEQMKMLDTLQNTQLQSAIVKAMYAATIESELDTQSAMDFILGANSQEQRERLTGWIGEIAAYYAAAPVRLGGAKVPHLMPGDSLNLQTAQDTDNGYSVFEQSLLRYIAAGLGVSYEQLSRNYAQMSYSTARASANESWAYFMGRRKFVASRQASQMFLCWLEEAIVRRVVTLPSKARFSFQEARSAWGNCDWIGSGRMAIDGLKEVQEAVMLIEAGLSTYEKECAKRGDDYQEIFAQQVRETMERRAAGLKPPAWAAAAFESGLRQSTEEEKSDSRAA
- a CDS encoding phage head-tail joining protein; the encoded protein is MTRQEELAAARAALHDLMTGKRVATVQKDGRRVEFTATSVSDLKKYIAELEVQTGMTQRRRGPAGFYV